The Pseudopipra pipra isolate bDixPip1 chromosome 6, bDixPip1.hap1, whole genome shotgun sequence genome includes a region encoding these proteins:
- the CD82 gene encoding CD82 antigen, whose product MGSGCLKVTKYFLFLFNLLFLILGAVILGFGIWILADKTSFIAVLQTSSPSLKTGAYILIGVGALTMLMGFLGCLGAVNEIRCLLGLYFTCLMIILITQVAAGLVIYFQKETLKEELSHVVKDLIEKYNPLNEDKKNLREVWDYVQIQISCCGWIGAKDWEDNEIIINKSMTEYPCSCSNRTEDLEEGRGFCRLDDPVNGTATYTDWPVHGQGCMDGVEQWLKDNLGVILGVCTGVAVIELLGMILSISLCKNIHSEDYTKVPKS is encoded by the exons ATCCTGGGGGCTGTCATCCTGGGGTTTGGAATATGGATTCTGGCCGACAAAACCAGTTTCATTGCGGTTCTAC AGACATCATCTCCCTCCCTGAAGACTGGTGCATACATTCTCATCGGTGTTGGGGCACTCACCATGCTCATGGGGTTCCTGGGCTGTCTTGGAGCAGTCAATGAAATTCGATGTCTCTTGGGTCTG TACTTCACCTGCCTGATGATAATCCTCATTACTCAGGTTGCTGCTGGACTGGTCATCTACTTCCAGAAAGAAACG CTGAAAGAAGAGTTGTCCCACGTAGTTAAAGATCTGATTGAAAAGTACAACCCTTTGAATGAAGATAAGAAGAACTTGCGAGAAGTATGGGACTATGTGCAAATACAG ATTTCCTGCTGTGGCTGGATTGGAGCAAAAGACTGGGAAGATAATGAGATTATTATCAACAAAAGCATGACTGAgtatccctgctcctgctccaatAGAACAGAAGACTTAGAGGAAGGAAGAGGTTTCTGTCGTCTGGATGATCCTGTCAATGGCACTGCAACCTATACTGACTGGCCTGTTCATGGGCAG GGATGTATGGATGGTGTAGAGCAGTGGTTGAAGGACAACCTTGGTGTCATTCTTGGGGTTTGCACTGGTGTTGCTGTTATAGAG CTGCTGGGGATGATTCTGTCCATTTCGCTTTGCAAGAACATACACAGCGAAGACTACACCAAAGTGCCCAAGTCTTGA